A window of Aeromicrobium sp. A1-2 contains these coding sequences:
- a CDS encoding MFS transporter: MSPTFRSLRLRNYRVYAVGSLISNIGTWMQNTAQAWLVLVLTDSGSALGITVALQLLPTLLLSPVGGVIADRFPKRTVLRIMQVAMAVPAAVLGVLAVTGVVQTWHVYVLAFVFGIGRALEAPARQAFVSEMVDRADLGNAVALNSASFNSGRLIGPGLAGLMIAAFGAGAVGTGWVILINAASYVAAYVALQMLDTDQLRPSVVITQRRGAVLDGIRYVRSRPDLVLVLACVFFIGGFGMNFQITSALMATDEFGQGAGEFGLLGSVLAIGSLAGALLAARRARPRLRTVVLSGLVFAVLQIASGLMPTFLTYALVLPFIGLTILTMATTANALIQLTTTPEMRGRVAALYLMVFLGSVPFAAPIVGWIGQEHGARVALVSTGALAGLGIMAVLTWYLRHQKMSRGELRSAVGDIPWIHARRANLHGVQVH, from the coding sequence GTGAGTCCCACGTTCCGCTCCCTGAGGCTGCGCAACTACCGGGTCTACGCCGTGGGGTCGTTGATCTCCAACATCGGTACGTGGATGCAGAACACCGCCCAGGCATGGCTCGTGCTGGTCCTCACCGACAGCGGGTCGGCCCTCGGCATCACGGTTGCGCTTCAGCTGCTCCCGACGTTGCTCCTGTCCCCGGTGGGTGGCGTGATCGCCGATCGCTTTCCCAAGCGGACAGTTCTGAGGATCATGCAGGTCGCCATGGCGGTGCCGGCGGCCGTGCTCGGGGTCCTGGCCGTCACAGGGGTCGTCCAGACATGGCACGTCTACGTCCTGGCGTTCGTGTTCGGCATCGGGCGGGCGCTCGAGGCGCCTGCGCGGCAGGCCTTCGTGTCCGAGATGGTCGACCGCGCCGACCTCGGCAACGCGGTCGCGCTCAACTCCGCGTCGTTCAACTCAGGTCGACTGATCGGGCCAGGCCTGGCAGGCCTGATGATCGCGGCATTCGGGGCGGGAGCCGTGGGCACGGGCTGGGTCATCCTGATCAACGCGGCCAGCTATGTGGCGGCGTACGTTGCGCTGCAGATGCTCGACACCGACCAGCTCCGGCCGTCGGTGGTCATCACTCAGCGCCGAGGCGCGGTCCTCGACGGGATCAGGTACGTCCGCTCACGTCCCGACCTGGTGCTGGTGCTGGCGTGCGTGTTCTTCATCGGCGGATTCGGGATGAACTTCCAGATCACGAGTGCGCTCATGGCCACGGACGAGTTCGGCCAGGGTGCGGGAGAGTTCGGCCTGCTGGGCTCGGTCCTGGCGATCGGGTCGCTGGCCGGTGCGTTGCTGGCGGCCCGTCGTGCCAGGCCGCGCCTGCGGACGGTGGTGCTGTCAGGGCTCGTCTTCGCGGTGCTCCAGATCGCCTCGGGCCTCATGCCGACCTTCCTGACGTACGCGCTGGTCCTCCCGTTCATCGGACTGACGATCCTGACGATGGCCACGACGGCGAACGCCTTGATCCAGCTCACGACGACCCCGGAGATGCGAGGGCGGGTCGCTGCGCTGTACCTCATGGTCTTCCTGGGCAGCGTGCCGTTCGCTGCGCCGATCGTGGGATGGATCGGGCAGGAGCACGGAGCGCGCGTCGCCCTGGTGTCGACGGGCGCCCTGGCCGGCCTCGGCATCATGGCGGTCCTCACGTGGTACCTGCGCCACCAGAAGATGTCCCGCGGCGAGTTGCGGTCCGCCGTGGGCGACATACCGTGGATACATGCACGTCGAGCGAACCTTCACGGTGTCCAGGTCCATTGA
- a CDS encoding SRPBCC family protein, producing MHVERTFTVSRSIEDVFDYLSNFENTNEWDPGTVETTRTGGDGGLGTTYANTSEFMGRKTELTYETIGFDRPTFFSARGKNKTATATDSMTFTRDGDRTQIHYRADFQFHGLVGLVAPLFVKPKLDSLADETVEQIRGALEPAA from the coding sequence ATGCACGTCGAGCGAACCTTCACGGTGTCCAGGTCCATTGAGGACGTCTTCGACTACCTCAGCAACTTCGAGAACACCAACGAGTGGGATCCCGGGACGGTCGAGACCACCCGGACCGGCGGCGACGGCGGGCTCGGCACGACGTATGCCAACACGTCGGAGTTCATGGGACGGAAGACCGAGCTGACCTACGAGACGATCGGCTTCGATCGTCCGACCTTCTTCTCGGCGCGTGGCAAGAACAAGACCGCGACGGCGACGGACTCGATGACGTTCACGCGCGACGGCGACCGCACCCAGATTCACTACCGCGCCGACTTCCAGTTCCACGGTCTCGTCGGTCTCGTCGCTCCCTTGTTCGTCAAGCCCAAGCTCGACTCGCTGGCGGACGAGACCGTCGAGCAGATCCGCGGCGCCCTGGAGCCGGCCGCCTAG
- a CDS encoding amidohydrolase — protein sequence MPLSLSQRLARSIEVVTPDLIEVRRELHAFPELSWHEERTTDLVATWMDKHGIAYERFEGTGLMAEIGPDGGPIVALRADLDGLPVADTSQDPWKSTVPGVSHSCGHDVHVAALLGAAVALAEAHADHELPVRVRLIFQPAEEVMPGGALKLLSAGALRGVSRIFALHCDPSLDVGHVGLREGPITGATDHIQIQLSGRGGHTSRPHLTEDLTFALGSLLIQLPAVLSRRFDPRAGVSMVWGQVHSGDAANVIPSTGELGGTLRMLDAAAWHQAEHMVRGLISDIIQPFGVTADVTYTRGVPPVVNDFAATEIMRRAVTEATGPRGVATTAQSLGGEDFAWYVESVPGAMGRLGTRTPDGPTYDLHQGNLRIDERAIAIGATVLACAAVL from the coding sequence ATGCCGCTGTCCCTGTCCCAACGCCTCGCGCGATCGATCGAGGTCGTCACGCCCGACCTGATCGAGGTGCGCCGCGAGCTGCACGCATTCCCCGAGCTCTCGTGGCACGAGGAGCGTACGACCGATCTGGTCGCGACCTGGATGGACAAGCACGGGATCGCGTACGAACGTTTCGAGGGCACGGGCCTGATGGCCGAGATCGGCCCTGACGGCGGTCCGATCGTCGCCCTGCGCGCCGATCTCGACGGCCTGCCGGTCGCCGACACCTCGCAGGACCCGTGGAAGTCGACCGTCCCGGGTGTCTCGCACTCATGCGGTCACGACGTTCACGTTGCGGCCCTGCTGGGCGCAGCGGTCGCGCTCGCCGAGGCGCACGCGGATCACGAGTTGCCCGTACGAGTCCGCCTGATCTTCCAGCCGGCCGAGGAGGTCATGCCCGGCGGTGCCCTCAAGCTGCTGTCCGCTGGCGCCCTGCGCGGGGTGTCGCGCATCTTCGCACTGCACTGCGATCCCTCGCTCGACGTCGGCCACGTCGGGCTGCGCGAAGGCCCCATCACGGGCGCGACCGACCACATCCAGATCCAGTTGAGCGGTCGTGGTGGGCACACTTCTCGTCCGCATCTGACCGAGGACCTGACGTTCGCCCTCGGCAGCCTGCTGATCCAGCTTCCGGCGGTGCTGTCGAGACGATTCGACCCCCGCGCAGGCGTCAGCATGGTGTGGGGACAGGTCCACTCCGGCGACGCGGCCAACGTGATCCCGTCGACCGGCGAGCTCGGCGGCACGTTGCGGATGCTCGACGCTGCGGCGTGGCACCAGGCCGAGCACATGGTCCGTGGGCTGATCAGCGACATCATCCAGCCGTTCGGGGTGACGGCCGACGTGACCTACACCAGGGGTGTCCCGCCGGTGGTCAACGACTTCGCGGCGACCGAGATCATGCGTCGCGCGGTGACCGAGGCAACCGGCCCCCGCGGGGTCGCGACGACTGCACAGAGCCTCGGCGGCGAGGACTTCGCCTGGTACGTCGAGTCGGTGCCCGGAGCGATGGGCAGGCTCGGCACGCGCACGCCGGACGGTCCCACCTATGACCTGCACCAGGGCAACCTGCGGATCGACGAACGGGCGATCGCGATCGGCGCGACAGTCCTCGCGTGTGCCGCCGTGCTCTGA
- a CDS encoding BMP family protein has product MTKLSAVAAVAALALAGCGSSDSSDGGSGDQSSATKDVCKTAKGDGPKIGLAYDVGGRGDQSFNDSAYAGLEKAVSDFDATCIEGEATDGEAESAREDRLRNFAENGATAIVGVGFAYSESVNKVAPDFPEVNFGVIDGFDPDDKANDNVAYLGFAEEQGSYLVGVAAAEKSESGTIGFVGGVHNDLIKKFEAGYVAGAKAAKPDIKVEVAYIQESDLKGFGDPAGGKAAATGEFDKGADVVYHAAGGSGSGVFDAAVDAGDGKWAIGVDSDQYLTATDAQKAHILTSMLKRVDTATYDFVKSVDAGEALTSYQSYDLKADGVGYSTSGGFVDDISGDIDGYKAKIISGDIKVPTAP; this is encoded by the coding sequence TTGACCAAGCTTTCGGCTGTCGCCGCCGTTGCCGCGCTCGCTCTTGCGGGCTGCGGAAGCAGCGACAGCAGCGATGGTGGCTCGGGCGACCAGTCCAGCGCCACCAAGGACGTCTGCAAGACCGCCAAGGGCGATGGGCCCAAGATCGGTCTGGCGTACGACGTCGGCGGCCGCGGCGACCAGTCGTTCAACGACTCGGCGTACGCCGGTCTGGAGAAGGCCGTCTCGGACTTCGACGCGACCTGCATCGAGGGCGAGGCCACCGATGGTGAGGCCGAGTCGGCTCGCGAGGACCGTCTGCGTAACTTCGCCGAGAACGGTGCCACGGCAATCGTGGGCGTCGGCTTCGCCTACAGCGAGTCGGTCAACAAGGTTGCCCCGGACTTCCCCGAGGTCAACTTCGGCGTGATCGACGGCTTCGACCCCGACGACAAGGCCAATGACAACGTCGCCTACCTCGGTTTCGCCGAGGAGCAGGGCTCCTACCTCGTCGGCGTCGCCGCTGCCGAGAAGAGCGAGTCCGGCACGATCGGCTTCGTCGGTGGTGTCCACAACGACCTGATCAAGAAGTTCGAGGCGGGCTACGTCGCGGGCGCCAAGGCCGCCAAGCCTGACATCAAGGTTGAGGTTGCGTACATCCAGGAGTCCGACCTCAAGGGCTTCGGCGATCCGGCCGGTGGCAAGGCTGCCGCGACGGGCGAGTTCGACAAGGGCGCCGACGTGGTCTACCACGCAGCCGGCGGCTCGGGCTCGGGCGTGTTCGACGCAGCGGTCGACGCAGGCGACGGCAAGTGGGCCATCGGTGTCGACTCCGACCAGTACCTCACGGCCACGGATGCGCAGAAGGCGCACATCCTGACGTCGATGCTCAAGCGCGTCGACACCGCGACGTACGACTTCGTCAAGTCGGTCGACGCCGGCGAGGCGCTGACGAGTTACCAGAGCTACGACCTCAAGGCGGACGGCGTCGGCTACTCGACGTCGGGCGGTTTCGTGGACGACATCTCCGGTGACATCGACGGCTACAAGGCCAAGATCATCAGCGGCGACATCAAGGTCCCGACCGCTCCGTAA
- a CDS encoding ABC transporter ATP-binding protein, producing MPSDVDAVKLRGIGKRFPGVIANHDVDLTIRSGTVHALIGENGAGKSTLMKILYGVQRADDGTIEINGEKLVLKSPTDAIDHGIGMVFQHFMLADNLTVLENIVLGAEKLHGIGEQARTEISRISEKYGFGLEPDALVENLGVADRQRLEITKVLYRGASIIILDEPTAVLVPQEVDALFVNLRELRNAGNSVLFISHKLDEVLAIADDITVMRRGTTVGTADPTTATKRGLAELMVGSELPSPATADSTVTDVVELELTDVTLTDEFGRNLLTSLSLQIHRGEVLGVAGVEGNGQAELVETIMGMRIPTHGRIALSNQDVTHWHTRKLREAGIGYIPEDRHRHGLLLDSPLWENRMLGHQTEAPNAKGPWINRSGARKDTTRIMSDYDVRPPGIDTPARALSGGNQQKFIVGREMSGNPVLLIASHPTRGVDVGAQAAIWDHIKRARADGLAVLLISADLDELIGLSDTIQVILRGNFVGTFDPSSVTPQELGTAMTGGSAA from the coding sequence GTGCCGTCTGATGTGGATGCGGTGAAGCTGCGGGGGATCGGCAAACGGTTCCCCGGCGTCATTGCCAATCATGATGTCGATCTGACGATTCGGTCGGGCACCGTGCACGCCCTGATCGGCGAGAACGGCGCCGGCAAGTCGACGCTGATGAAGATCCTCTACGGCGTTCAACGCGCCGACGACGGCACGATCGAGATCAACGGCGAGAAGCTCGTGCTGAAGTCGCCGACCGATGCGATCGACCACGGCATCGGCATGGTCTTCCAGCACTTCATGCTGGCGGACAACCTGACGGTGCTCGAGAACATCGTCCTGGGCGCCGAGAAGCTGCACGGTATCGGTGAGCAGGCGCGGACCGAGATCAGCCGCATCTCCGAGAAGTACGGATTCGGGCTCGAGCCGGACGCGCTGGTCGAGAACCTCGGTGTGGCCGACCGCCAACGCCTGGAGATCACCAAGGTGCTCTACCGAGGCGCCAGCATCATCATCCTGGACGAGCCCACCGCGGTCCTCGTGCCGCAGGAGGTCGACGCGCTGTTCGTCAACCTGCGTGAGCTGCGCAACGCGGGCAACTCGGTGCTGTTCATCTCGCACAAACTCGACGAGGTGCTCGCGATCGCCGACGACATCACCGTCATGCGGCGTGGCACGACGGTCGGCACCGCCGATCCGACGACCGCGACCAAACGCGGACTCGCCGAGCTGATGGTCGGCTCCGAGCTCCCCTCGCCGGCGACCGCCGACTCGACCGTGACGGACGTCGTGGAGCTCGAGCTCACCGACGTCACGCTGACCGACGAGTTCGGTCGCAACCTGCTGACCAGCCTCTCCCTGCAGATCCATCGCGGTGAGGTGCTCGGCGTCGCGGGTGTCGAGGGCAATGGCCAGGCCGAGCTCGTCGAGACCATCATGGGCATGCGCATCCCGACCCACGGGCGCATCGCGCTCAGCAACCAGGACGTCACCCACTGGCACACGCGCAAGCTGCGTGAGGCCGGGATCGGCTACATACCCGAGGACCGGCACCGGCACGGGCTGCTGTTGGACTCCCCGTTGTGGGAGAACCGCATGCTGGGCCACCAGACCGAGGCGCCGAACGCCAAGGGGCCGTGGATCAACCGGTCGGGTGCCCGCAAGGACACGACCAGGATCATGAGCGACTACGACGTGCGCCCCCCCGGGATCGACACGCCGGCGCGCGCGCTGTCCGGCGGCAACCAGCAGAAGTTCATCGTGGGTCGCGAGATGAGCGGCAACCCCGTGCTGCTGATCGCGTCGCACCCGACCCGCGGCGTCGACGTCGGCGCACAGGCCGCGATCTGGGACCACATCAAGCGTGCACGGGCCGACGGCCTCGCGGTGCTGCTGATCTCGGCCGACCTCGACGAGCTGATCGGTCTGTCCGACACGATCCAGGTCATCCTCCGCGGCAACTTCGTCGGCACCTTCGATCCGTCCTCGGTGACACCGCAGGAGCTCGGTACGGCCATGACCGGAGGTTCGGCGGCATGA
- a CDS encoding ABC transporter permease, with translation MNNSRLRRIGLALLAPAIAVVVSVVVTSVVIAAAGSAPGDFWTAMFSNPLPRIRVNILNQTAIIYTAAVAAAIGFRMGLFNIGLEGQYTIASFAAASFAGAAYLGGFLNVAVAIIIAIAVGAAWSGIAGLLKTTRGISEVISTIMLNAIAVTLVGYLLDRYGVHEGNTVRTNRLPDSSTLTGFTPYQPRDGQVWALSIIAVVVGVGFWVLLNKTRFGFDLRASGQSQTAALASGINPKRMILTSMLLSGGVAGLIWLPALFGGAGSYGTSFQVGLGFTGIAVALLGRNQPLGMLFGAVLFAFLSAQSNTLTFSTDISPSIVQITQGVAVLAVVIAYEVVRRWRARLEQHVVSDEPETVTEATA, from the coding sequence ATGAACAACTCTCGTCTTCGCAGGATCGGGCTGGCGCTGCTGGCGCCGGCCATCGCGGTCGTGGTCAGCGTCGTCGTGACCTCGGTGGTCATCGCGGCCGCCGGCAGTGCGCCGGGCGACTTCTGGACCGCGATGTTCAGCAACCCGCTGCCCCGGATCCGGGTCAACATCCTCAACCAGACCGCGATCATCTACACCGCTGCGGTCGCCGCGGCGATCGGCTTCCGCATGGGGCTGTTCAACATCGGGCTCGAAGGTCAGTACACGATCGCGTCGTTCGCGGCGGCATCGTTTGCCGGGGCCGCCTATCTCGGTGGCTTCCTCAACGTCGCGGTCGCGATCATCATCGCGATCGCGGTCGGTGCCGCATGGTCGGGCATCGCCGGCCTGCTCAAGACCACCCGCGGTATCAGCGAGGTCATCTCGACGATCATGCTCAACGCGATCGCCGTGACCCTGGTGGGCTACCTCCTGGACCGCTACGGCGTGCACGAGGGCAACACGGTCCGGACCAATCGGCTGCCCGACAGCAGCACCCTGACCGGGTTCACGCCCTACCAGCCACGCGATGGCCAGGTCTGGGCGTTGTCTATCATCGCGGTGGTCGTGGGGGTCGGCTTCTGGGTCCTGCTCAACAAGACCCGCTTCGGCTTCGACCTGCGGGCCAGCGGCCAGTCGCAGACAGCCGCACTCGCCTCCGGCATCAACCCCAAGCGGATGATCCTGACCTCGATGCTGCTCTCCGGCGGCGTGGCCGGCCTGATCTGGCTGCCCGCGTTGTTCGGCGGTGCCGGGTCGTACGGCACGTCGTTCCAGGTCGGGCTCGGCTTCACCGGTATCGCCGTGGCGCTGCTGGGCCGCAACCAGCCACTCGGCATGCTGTTCGGCGCCGTGCTGTTTGCCTTCTTGTCAGCGCAGTCCAACACCCTGACGTTCAGCACCGACATCTCGCCGAGCATCGTGCAGATCACCCAGGGCGTCGCGGTGCTCGCCGTGGTCATCGCCTACGAGGTCGTCCGCCGTTGGCGCGCACGGCTCGAGCAGCACGTCGTCAGTGACGAGCCCGAGACAGTCACGGAGGCCACCGCATGA
- a CDS encoding ABC transporter permease, producing the protein MTTTNTAPSAAAGIIAKLTRGWFYLALVGIAIVSLVRIVTDTNDLDSAGTIRAAIIATCPILMAALGGLWAERAGVVNIGLEGQMILGTWGAAFFTYHSGSAWVGVLGAALLGLIGGLLHAVATVTFGVDHIVSGVAINLIGAGAATYLAEAIFPDYKGGGPRQLVGLEGPANITIPGVSDAALNVAAHHWFFVSDVASVVAALTTNISSLSLVVFALVAVSAVVLWRTAFGLRLRSCGENPQAAETLGVNVYLYKYIAVLVSGALAGIGGGFLALVSSSGYSANQTGGRGYIGLAAMIFGNWRPGGLLAGALTFGYTDSLRLRDTAAVHALLLLVALGLLVLAALRVSRKQIESAIVMGSFGIAILAWFLLTDSVPRQFTVMTPYVTTLFVLGLGAQRLRMPAADGQRYRRGEAG; encoded by the coding sequence ATGACAACCACCAACACCGCGCCCAGCGCGGCTGCCGGGATCATCGCGAAGCTGACCCGCGGCTGGTTCTACCTGGCGCTGGTCGGCATCGCGATCGTGTCGCTGGTGCGGATCGTGACCGACACCAACGACCTGGACTCGGCCGGCACGATCCGTGCCGCGATCATCGCGACCTGTCCGATCCTGATGGCCGCACTCGGTGGACTCTGGGCCGAGCGGGCCGGCGTCGTCAACATCGGCCTCGAGGGTCAGATGATCCTGGGCACCTGGGGCGCAGCCTTCTTCACCTACCACTCCGGCAGCGCCTGGGTCGGCGTGCTCGGAGCGGCTCTTCTCGGCCTGATCGGCGGGCTGCTGCACGCCGTCGCTACCGTGACCTTCGGCGTCGACCACATCGTGTCCGGCGTCGCGATCAACCTGATCGGTGCGGGTGCGGCGACGTACCTCGCCGAGGCGATCTTCCCCGACTACAAGGGGGGTGGCCCGCGCCAGCTGGTCGGCCTCGAGGGTCCGGCGAACATCACGATCCCAGGTGTCTCCGATGCTGCGCTGAACGTGGCGGCACACCACTGGTTCTTCGTGTCCGACGTGGCCTCGGTCGTTGCGGCGCTCACCACGAACATCTCCTCGCTGAGCCTGGTGGTCTTCGCACTGGTCGCGGTGTCGGCGGTGGTGCTGTGGCGCACGGCGTTCGGGCTGCGACTGCGGTCCTGCGGTGAGAACCCGCAGGCCGCGGAGACGCTCGGCGTCAACGTCTATCTCTACAAGTACATCGCGGTGCTGGTCTCGGGTGCGCTGGCTGGCATCGGTGGCGGATTCCTGGCCCTGGTGTCGTCCAGCGGATATAGCGCCAACCAGACCGGCGGGCGCGGATACATCGGCCTGGCAGCCATGATCTTTGGCAACTGGCGACCCGGCGGCCTGCTGGCCGGTGCGCTGACCTTCGGCTACACCGACTCGCTGCGGCTGCGTGACACCGCTGCGGTGCACGCGCTGCTCCTGCTGGTGGCCCTGGGGCTGCTGGTCCTGGCGGCGCTGCGGGTGAGCCGCAAGCAGATCGAGAGCGCGATCGTCATGGGTTCATTCGGCATCGCGATCCTGGCCTGGTTCCTGCTGACCGACTCGGTGCCGCGCCAGTTCACGGTCATGACGCCGTACGTCACAACACTGTTCGTGCTCGGTCTGGGTGCACAACGACTACGCATGCCGGCCGCCGATGGCCAGCGATATCGAAGGGGCGAGGCCGGATGA
- a CDS encoding cytidine deaminase: MALGISGADDPIDWDSLTKYAVEVMGRAYAPYSSFKVGAAGLVDDGRVVLGCNVENASYGLSLCAECGMVSALHSTGGGRLIAVACVDGNGTALMPCGRCRQLLWENGGPTMQLMTPSGVKTMTEVLPDAFGASDLENR, from the coding sequence ATGGCACTGGGGATCTCGGGCGCAGATGACCCGATCGACTGGGACTCGCTGACCAAGTACGCCGTCGAGGTCATGGGTCGCGCCTACGCGCCCTATTCCAGCTTCAAGGTCGGCGCTGCCGGGCTGGTTGACGACGGCCGCGTCGTGCTCGGTTGCAACGTCGAGAACGCGTCGTACGGTCTGTCGCTGTGCGCCGAGTGCGGCATGGTCTCGGCCCTGCACTCCACGGGCGGCGGCCGACTCATCGCGGTAGCCTGCGTCGACGGCAACGGCACAGCCTTGATGCCGTGCGGTCGGTGCCGCCAGCTCCTGTGGGAGAACGGCGGGCCCACGATGCAGCTCATGACGCCGTCCGGCGTGAAGACCATGACCGAAGTCCTTCCCGACGCGTTCGGCGCGTCAGACCTGGAGAACCGTTGA
- a CDS encoding cytochrome P450 — protein MTRYAVQLDPGSPDFLRDPYPVLAALRANGPVLWHEPMGRWLATTHDSVGQVLRNRSFGRLWTDWEPASQMEPFNALHRNQMMENEPPAHTRLRRLVAGAFGRGHVERMRPRIEQLAAEMVDRLDDRFDVLGDYAEPMPVFVIADLLGVPREDHERLRAWSQAIVHMYEPNVGAATKAAAIEASTAFSGYVADVVADRRTHPGDDLISDLLAERDGGAQLSDDELIASVVLLLNAGHEASVNVFGNGFHALLEHPDQMARLTSGEVPIDIALEELIRFDAPLQLFERTATKDVEVSGQVIAAGQKIACLMGSANRDADVFVDADRFDVGRDPNPHVGFGMGLHFCLGAPLARLELQISLKTLLDRFPRLRLAEEAPRRPTWVLRGFERIDTEVSP, from the coding sequence TTGACGCGTTACGCCGTCCAGCTCGACCCCGGCAGTCCCGACTTCCTACGCGATCCCTATCCCGTACTGGCCGCGCTGCGCGCCAATGGGCCGGTCCTGTGGCACGAACCCATGGGCAGGTGGCTCGCCACGACGCACGACTCGGTCGGTCAGGTGTTGCGCAACCGCTCCTTCGGCCGGCTGTGGACCGACTGGGAACCGGCCTCGCAGATGGAGCCTTTCAACGCCCTGCACCGCAACCAGATGATGGAGAACGAGCCTCCGGCGCACACCCGGTTGCGGCGTCTCGTGGCGGGCGCTTTCGGTCGCGGCCACGTCGAGCGCATGCGGCCCCGGATCGAGCAGCTCGCCGCGGAGATGGTTGACCGGCTGGACGACCGGTTCGATGTGCTCGGCGACTACGCCGAGCCGATGCCGGTGTTCGTGATCGCCGACCTGCTGGGCGTGCCGCGTGAGGATCACGAGCGACTGCGAGCCTGGTCTCAGGCCATCGTGCACATGTACGAACCGAATGTGGGCGCCGCGACCAAGGCCGCCGCGATCGAGGCGAGCACGGCCTTTTCGGGGTACGTCGCTGACGTCGTGGCCGATCGTCGCACCCATCCCGGTGACGACCTGATCAGCGATCTCCTCGCCGAGCGTGACGGGGGTGCCCAGCTCAGCGACGACGAGCTGATCGCCTCGGTGGTCCTGCTGCTCAACGCGGGTCATGAGGCGTCCGTCAACGTGTTCGGCAACGGTTTCCACGCCCTGCTGGAGCACCCTGACCAGATGGCCCGGCTGACGTCGGGGGAGGTGCCGATCGACATCGCCCTGGAAGAGCTGATCCGTTTCGACGCGCCCCTTCAGCTGTTCGAGCGCACCGCGACGAAGGATGTCGAGGTCAGCGGTCAGGTCATCGCGGCCGGGCAGAAGATCGCCTGTCTGATGGGATCGGCCAACCGCGACGCCGACGTGTTCGTCGACGCCGACCGGTTCGACGTCGGTCGCGACCCCAACCCTCATGTCGGCTTCGGCATGGGCCTGCACTTCTGTCTCGGCGCCCCGTTGGCGCGGCTCGAGCTGCAGATCAGCCTGAAGACACTGCTCGACCGCTTCCCTCGGCTTCGGCTCGCGGAAGAGGCGCCGCGCCGCCCGACCTGGGTGCTGCGTGGCTTCGAGCGCATCGACACGGAGGTTTCGCCATGA
- a CDS encoding thymidine phosphorylase — translation MTELFDAVEVIAAKRDRHELEDAQIDWVVDAYTRGIVADEQMSALAMAILLNGMNRREISRWTHAMIASGERMDFSALSWSTADKHSTGGVGDKITLPLAPLVAACGIAVPQLSGRGLGHTGGTLDKLESIPGWRANLSNAEMMAQLEDVGAVICAAGPGLAPADKKLYALRDVTGTVEAIPLIASSIMSKKIAEGTGALVLDVKAGSGAFMKTQEQARELARIMVDLGNDAGVKTVALLTDMSTPLGLTAGNACEVAESVEVLAGGGPRDVVELTVELAREMLAAAGKDDVDPADVLASGAAMDVWKRMIAAQGGDPDAALPTSKESHVVTAGSTGTLARLDALSVGVAAWRLGAGRSRPGEQVQAAAGVVMHAKPGDRVTEGQPLLTLHTDTPERFERAIAALDGGYDIGSGESDTMSVVIDRIR, via the coding sequence ATGACCGAGCTGTTCGACGCCGTGGAAGTCATCGCGGCCAAGCGGGACCGGCACGAGCTCGAGGACGCACAGATCGACTGGGTCGTCGACGCGTACACGCGGGGCATCGTGGCGGACGAGCAGATGTCGGCCCTCGCGATGGCGATCCTGCTCAATGGCATGAACCGCCGCGAGATCAGCCGCTGGACCCACGCCATGATCGCAAGTGGCGAGCGGATGGACTTCTCGGCACTGTCCTGGAGCACTGCCGACAAGCACTCGACCGGCGGTGTCGGGGACAAGATCACGCTGCCACTGGCGCCTCTGGTCGCCGCCTGCGGCATCGCCGTGCCGCAGCTCTCCGGGCGCGGGCTCGGTCACACCGGTGGGACGCTCGACAAGCTCGAGTCGATCCCGGGTTGGCGGGCCAACCTGAGCAACGCCGAGATGATGGCCCAGCTCGAGGACGTCGGCGCCGTGATCTGCGCGGCCGGACCGGGACTCGCGCCGGCGGACAAGAAGCTCTACGCGCTGCGGGACGTGACCGGCACGGTCGAGGCGATCCCCTTGATCGCGAGCTCGATCATGAGCAAGAAGATCGCCGAGGGCACGGGCGCGCTGGTCCTGGACGTCAAGGCCGGGTCGGGTGCGTTCATGAAGACCCAGGAGCAGGCCCGTGAGCTGGCCCGGATCATGGTGGACCTGGGCAATGATGCGGGCGTCAAGACGGTCGCGTTGCTGACCGACATGTCGACCCCGCTCGGCCTGACCGCGGGCAATGCCTGCGAGGTGGCCGAGTCGGTCGAGGTGCTGGCCGGTGGCGGCCCACGGGACGTCGTAGAGCTCACGGTCGAGCTGGCCCGCGAGATGCTCGCTGCAGCCGGCAAGGACGACGTCGACCCCGCTGACGTGCTCGCGTCTGGTGCTGCGATGGATGTCTGGAAGCGGATGATTGCGGCGCAGGGCGGCGATCCCGATGCGGCCCTGCCGACCTCCAAGGAGTCGCATGTTGTCACCGCAGGCTCGACGGGCACCCTGGCCCGCCTGGACGCGCTGAGCGTCGGTGTGGCGGCCTGGCGGCTCGGGGCCGGACGATCCAGGCCGGGTGAGCAGGTGCAGGCCGCGGCCGGCGTCGTGATGCATGCCAAGCCCGGCGACCGGGTCACCGAGGGCCAGCCGTTGCTGACGCTGCACACCGACACGCCCGAGCGGTTCGAGCGCGCGATTGCAGCGTTGGACGGCGGGTACGACATCGGTAGCGGTGAATCGGACACCATGTCCGTCGTCATCGACCGCATTCGTTAG